One part of the Oryzias melastigma strain HK-1 linkage group LG21, ASM292280v2, whole genome shotgun sequence genome encodes these proteins:
- the LOC112154984 gene encoding protein lifeguard 3, which produces MTSKANSPPSYEEALHHPKSEDCSYLPPPSYSPSPGMYPGPPGYWSQGGVFPQAGVSPGFSPSIPTLSAALPASHSGDMEEFFRNQWESTSVRHAFIRKVYLILAVQLSFTFTVVAVFTFVDPVRQFVIRYPGIYWASLAVYFVVYCVLICLKEPRRRFPWNLLLLGIFTLALSYMAGTISSYYETKAVFIAMGITAVVCVAVTVFCFQTKVDLTSCSGLLCISGVLLMIIGIVTAVVLSFQYVPWLHMLYAAIGAVVYTLFLVYNTQLLIGNRELSISPEEYVFGALSLYVDIVHIFLFILQVSGSATE; this is translated from the exons ATGACCTCCAAAGCCAACAGTCCTCCATCTTACGAGGAGGCGCTGCACCACCCCAAGTCCGAGGACTGCTCCTATCTGCCCCCTCCCTCCTACAGCCCCAGCCCGGGCATGTACCCCGGCCCCCCTGGTTACTGGAGCCAGGGGGGCGTTTTCCCGCAGGCCGGCGTGTCTCCAGGCTTCTCCCCGTCCATTCCGACTCTGTCCGCCGCTCTGCCAGCGTCCCACTCAG GTGACATGGAGGAGTTTTTCAGGAACCAGTGGGAGAGCACGTCTGTCCGGCACGCCTTCATCAGAAAG GTTTATTTGATCCTGGCGGTGCAGCTGTCCTTCACCTTCACGGTGGTGGCGGTTTTCACGTTCGT TGACCCGGTGAGGCAGTTTGTCATCAGATACCCCGGCATCTACTGGGCATCTCT CGCCGTTTACTTTGTGGTTTACTGCGTCCTCATCTGCCTTAAAGAGCCCAG GAGGCGTTTCCCATggaatctgctgctgctgggaatATTT ACTCTTGCCTTATCCTACATGGCTGGAACCATCTCAAG ctatTACGAGACAAAAGCGGTGTTTATCGCCATGGGGATCACAGCGGTCGTCTGCGTGGCAGTGACAGTCTTCTGCTTCCAAACGAAG GTGGACTTGACCTCGTGCAGTGGACTTCTCTGCATTTCTGGGGTTCTGCTGATGATTATCGGGATCGTCACGGCCGTCGTGCTCTCCTTCCAATAC GTGCCCTGGCTTCACATGCTCTACGCTGCAATCGGAGCGGTCGTTTACACTCTG TTTCTCGTCTACAACACTCAGCTCCTCATCGGGAACCGGGAGCTGTCCATCAGCCCGGAGGAGTACGTCTTCGGAGCGCTGTCGCTCTACGTGGACATCGTTCACATCTTCCTCTTCATTCTTCAAGTCAGCGGATCGGCCACGGAGTAG